One part of the Malus sylvestris chromosome 2, drMalSylv7.2, whole genome shotgun sequence genome encodes these proteins:
- the LOC126582979 gene encoding protein PSK SIMULATOR 1-like: MVAESWFRTLWKTKKKHEAASENAVIGVLAFEVASLMSKLVHLWQFLSDKQVARLSEEITNSVGIKKLVSEDDDFIVGLICAELIENMVHVAKSVARLAKNCTDPALKSFENAFTDWINHGVDPYGWEFSFKRMESKAKKMEKFISANANLYEEMEVLTELEQTLRRMKGTDDLDGLNLIEFQKKVVWKRQEVKNLKDVSLWNRTYDYIVILLARALFTMFSRIKHVFGIQQMADAGATKDSGIINSDHINRSNSVSALMQSSARPSENGLPRFASGPLGRFSNISGPTPETKKTNNFFSGPLGGSIAKSGPISGKNRDVNFYSGPLGRSTTKSGPIAATNRAVRKLWKSHDHSLPNHEKKPHTKSNRLTQVGPFKGCMITANSSPVANCYLNSDGVRSSILNVARDTSGNVLTSGNKFHPGPSIFSSKGRLLDAPPETLGAAALALHYANVIIVIEKLVASPHLIGLDARDDLYNMLPANVRATLRARLKPYSKSLSSSVYDTVLAGEWNEAMAGILEWLAPLAHNMIRWQSERSFEQQSLVSRTHVLLVQTLYFANQQKIEATITELLVGLNYVWRFGREVNAKALLESASSRMYDEFLDVDG; the protein is encoded by the coding sequence ATGGTTGCAGAATCATGGTTTCGAACTCTGTGGAAGACTAAAAAGAAGCATGAGGCTGCTTCTGAGAATGCAGTGATTGGAGTTTTGGCCTTTGAAGTCGCAAGCTTGATGTCTAAGCTGGTCCATCTATGGCAATTTCTGAGTGACAAACAGGTTGCTAGGCTTAGTGAAGAAATCACAAATTCAGTGGGCATAAAAAAGCTTGTGTCAGAGGATGACGATTTCATTGTGGGGTTAATATGCGCTGAATTGATTGAAAATATGGTCCATGTGGCAAAATCTGTGGCTAGGCTTGCGAAGAATTGTACCGATCCTGCTTTGAAGAGTTTCGAGAATGCGTTTACTGATTGGATAAATCATGGTGTTGACCCTTATGGATGGGAATTTTCTTTTAAGCGAATGGAAAGTAAAGCTAAGAAGATGGAGAAGTTCATTTCAGCAAATGCAAATTTGTATGAAGAAATGGAAGTGCTTACTGAGCTTGAACAAACTTTGAGGAGAATGAAAGGAACCGATGATTTAGATGGGTTAAATTTAATTGAGTTTCAGAAGAAGGTAGTGTGGAAGCGGCAGgaagtgaaaaatttgaaagaCGTATCTCTGTGGAACAGGACTTATGATTACATAGTCATCCTTTTGGCAAGAGCACTCTTCACGATGTTCAGTAGGATCAAGCATGTCTTTGGAATTCAACAAATGGCAGACGCTGGTGCTACCAAAgattctggaattattaattctGATCACATCAATCGTAGCAATTCAGTTTCTGCACTAATGCAATCTTCAGCGCGTCCATCTGAGAATGGTCTTCCAAGATTTGCTTCAGGGCCCCTTGGGAGGTTTAGTAATATATCAGGGCCAACACCGGAAACAAAGAAAACCAATAATTTCTTTTCCGGTCCACTTGGTGGCTCGATTGCAAAGTCCGGTCCTATTTCAGGAAAGAATAGAGATGTCAACTTTTACTCGGGCCCTCTTGGGAGGTCAACAACAAAATCAGGCCCAATTGCTGCAACAAATCGAGCCGTTAGGAAGTTGTGGAAGTCTCATGATCATTCACTCCCTAATCATGAGAAGAAACCGCATACAAAGTCGAATAGGTTGACTCAAGTTGGACCTTTCAAAGGATGTATGATAACCGCAAACAGTTCACCTGTTGCCAATTGCTACTTGAATTCAGATGGTGTTCGTTCATCAATTCTCAATGTTGCCAGAGATACCAGTGGCAACGTTCTAACCTCTGGCAACAAATTTCATCCTGGTCCATCAATCTTCAGTTCCAAGGGCAGGTTGTTGGATGCTCCACCCGAAACCCTTGGTGCTGCTGCCTTAGCACTGCACTATGCAAATGTTATTATCGTTATTGAGAAGTTAGTTGCATCTCCTCACTTGATTGGTCTTGATGCAAGAGATGACCTGTACAATATGTTGCCTGCAAACGTCAGAGCTACATTGCGGGCCAGGTTAAAGCCTTACAGTAAGAGCTTGAGTTCATCAGTTTATGATACAGTTCTTGCGGGAGAGTGGAACGAGGCAATGGCAGGAATATTAGAGTGGTTGGCACCTCTTGCTCATAATATGATTAGATGGCAATCCGAAAGGAGCTTTGAACAGCAAAGCTTGGTTTCCAGGACACATGTGCTTCTGGTACAAACCCTTTACTTTGCAAATCAGCAAAAGATCGAAGCAACAATTACAGAGCTGCTTGTCGGGTTGAATTATGTCTGGAGATTTGGCAGAGAAGTCAATGCAAAAGCTCTATTAGAGAGTGCAAGCAGTAGAATGTATGATGAATTTTTGGATGTGGATGGGTAG